From the genome of Ziziphus jujuba cultivar Dongzao chromosome 4, ASM3175591v1:
TACCTATACATTAATGAATGATTGTTAGTGCTGTGACTGTTGTCTACGTGATCAAATAAACTATGattccattttcctttttttaatatttatttttttaataaaaaaattgcattcaTTACTTCACAACTTGTATCACTGTATGTAAATATACAATATTAACGCTAAGCCACACTAGACCAAACTATAGCATAAAATTACCTGAAAACAGGAAAgagataataatttataaaagaaaagagagagcaTTAGTAGCAATAGAATCTTGAACCAACCAAGGGGCAAAAGGATAAGATTGATGGGACAATTGACATTGAAAATTTGAACGATATTATTTTTTAGCCAGCATTTGGGAACCTTCACTAAATAACAGTTAATCCTTCCTTTTTATTTCATTGTCACCATTAGAATTTCTCCTTGTCTTCATGAATAACAACAAATATAAGCAATGATGCAACCCATCCTCTACCCTTCCCAACATTTTTGGTTCAAGAAGTTTCCAAGAAAGAAGCATATATAATCAGGAcgaagaaaaagagaatgaaGATCTAAATTATTGCATGAAAACAGCAAGCAGAACAAATTCCATAAATTGGAATATATTTTCAACGTAAAGCTCTTAACCTCTCGATTGATACAAAATGAGGTACTATATGTATGATCATTAAACGGCCAATACGACCACCAAACGTGAAATTTCCAGGAAAGTATCAAAGAAACACACATTCAGTACAAAGCGACAGGACAAACTTACGATTTGAATTATATTCACAGCTCCAGTAGCCACATGAACCAGATGTTTAAAATACCTGGTTAGGATTATCTACGCTAAAAATATACTACTGCCATCGAGAATAACCTTTGGAAACCAATCATAGAAACTAACCGCCACCATTTGAATTTCCATAGAAACATGCaggaaaatcaaaagaaaactgCCACGGAAGACAGTCAGTCTTCTTCATGTTCACAGGCTCttcttggaaaacaaaaagaacatgAAGAAGCTCCAACTCCAACTCCAACCAGCACCACCTCAATTGGCAAAAAACTACCTTTAATCCCACTAATTTTTCTGATTTACTTTGAAGTTTCTGGCGGCCCCTATGGCCAGGAGATCGCTGTAGGGGCTGCAGGGCCTTTCTTTGCCATCCTTGGCTTAATAGTCTTCCCTATTATGTGGAGCATCCCAGAGGCACTTGTCACTGCCGAGCTTGCCACCACGTTTCCTAGCAATGGCGGTTTTGTCATATGGGCTCATGAAGCCTTTGGTCCCTTCTGGGGCCACCTCACTGGGTCTTGGAAATTCTTTGGTGGTGTAATAAACTTGGCTTCTTATCCAGCTCTCTGTATACAGTATCTGGATGTGGCATTCCCAGTTCTCTCTTCAGGCCTTCCTCACAAATTTGCTATATTTGTTTCAACTACTATACTGTCTTTGATAAACTATAGTGGTATAACTATTGTTGGTTATGCTGCAGTAGCTTTGGGGATTGTATCACTTTTTCCATTCTTGGCATTGTCCATTGTTGCAATCCCCCAAATTGATCCTAGTAAGTGGGTCATTATGGGTCAAAAGGGTAGgaacaaaaaatggaaattgTTCTTCCATACTCTTTTTTCGAACTTGAATTCCTTGGACAATGTCAGTACTTTAGCTGCTGAGGttaaaaaaccatataaaacaTTTCCTAAAGCACTTATCATAGCTATATTTTTTACTGTTATTTCTTGCATAATACCTATGGCAGCTTCAGTTGGATCTATATCTTTGGATCTAGATGATTGGATTAATGGGTATTATGCAGATATTGCAGAAGATATTGCAGGGAAATGGTTGAGATCCTGGATTGAATTTGGCGCTGTTGTATCGAGTCTTGGCCTCTTCCAAGCTCAGCTGAGCAGTTCTTCATACCAACTTTTGGGCATGGCTGATTTAGGACTTTTACCAAGCGTTTTTGGGGTTAGATCCACAAGGTTTAACACACCTTGGGTTGGGATTTCAATCTCATCAGCGCTAGCACTTTCAATATCTTACATGAATTTTGAGAACGTCATATCCTCAGTGGTACACTTATATAGTATGGGAATGCTCTTGGAATTTTCATCCTTTCTTTGGTTGAGGCTGAAGTTTCCAGCTGTGGAGAGGCCATTCAAGATTCCAATAGGGACAAGAGGGGTGGCGGCAATGTGCTCCATCCCATCTGTGTTTCTGCTTTATGTACTCTTTGTGGCTAATGGAACTCAATTTTTGGTGAGTGGTTCACTAACTGTGTTTGGGATTGCAGTTTACTTTGTACTGAagcttttaaggaaaaaaaagttgCTTCACTTCAACAATGTTGGGAGAAAACTGGTGGATGAACATCATCTGGGGTAGGTTCATTATGATTTTTATATGAttcttactctctctctctctctctctctctctatatatatatatatatatatctttgaaagatgttttatatacatatgcaaGTACTAATTATCCTTTATTtcctttttgtccttttttttttcttgcagcTATTATGATGAAATTGTGAAATAAGGTGACTCCAAATCATTTACATTTACATGTATAATGTTTCCCATTTGTATCATATATAAGGGAGTGATGAGGCATATTTAGGTGAAATTAGTTTATGTGgaggtatatatacatatttatgtagAATTCCTTATCCCTATAGATATGTGTCTAAtttacgtaaaaaaaaaaaaaaatgtgttaaCATGTGTAATTTGTGAATCAAGAACTAATCTTGGCATTAGTTCAATTAGGTTATCAAAGGTTCATGTCATATGCAATATGTTATGTTGGATTTCCAAGACTAAACGTTCATATATGCACTTTACTTTTCCttctcgttttttttttttttttttttggtttttttttggttttttttggtttttttttggggccctggaaattattattattattattatttggacaaGCTTAGAAATTATTGTTTCATATGGTGAGAAGAACTGTAATCATTGAAATGTATGCGTGCTCAAACCGAgagtttatattcaaaaattctCCTTTCCGGACTTTACCTGAGTCGTTGAAGCAATGGGCCCGAGAGCTATTAAGTTTGAGCCCATTTAGTTGGGCCTATAAAGTTTCAATTTCACATCATTCCTTCCTGGGCCACCTTAAAAGATGGGCCTAAATTTTTTAACGCCATATAATGCCCGTTGTGGATTTGTATAGGATTGAtttcacttttgtttttttatccttaaatttttcgataaataatgaatttaaaaaaaaaaaaaaaaaaaaaaacgtaattTGCTCGTTTAGCTCTATTACTTCATTTTATCCGTGGACCGACTGACTTAATTTTTATTGTCAATTTAAAGATTTACTGGGTTAGTGTTTTTTAAGGAAACTTCTATTACTTTCAGTGGgttgaaaataaacaaaaatcaaacatagtggcaaaatgtttttaaaaatacgCGTTGGATCGCGGTTTTGGTCTGTCAATGTGGTTCGTACATTCAAAgtcaaattttcatttcatttttttcaaattcgtTGTATTCAGTTTCCTTTACTTACTCATCAACATGACCGCATCCACTGAAACATATTCTTTTCCCACGCTATTAATCTTACTtaaaaacgtttttttttttcttaattttattttgattttcttattttggtaCATATATTACAGAAAAAACGTTGACAgctagccatatatatatatatggacaaatACCATTTTCCTTATCCACCTGAATTCTACTTCTGCCGCATTAGTGGACCATCAATTTGACGACTGTCcctttatatatgcatatgaaaatataggtatatatattaacttttgACATGGCAAAGAAGATAAACAGAATCCAGTCCCAGTGCTAAGGCATAAAGAATTGAATGCGTTCAGAAATGGCACCTCAAAATCCTTTGCAAAATAATGATTTGAACCATTAACTTTGAAAAAGTTTGTCTTCCttctttgaatttgaatttgtctTTCTACATCAACGCCCCTTAACCTTTTGCCACTTTTATAATTTACTccctgatttttatttttgccactctcaaattttataaataatatagctTGGGGACAAAtgttaacacttttttttttttttctatgttaaaAATACGTATCATACACATGCTTCACTCTTAACTTcaaacaaactttttttttttaatatgttatctaattttgaattatttttttctttttgtctttctaaattaatttgttaattaaaaataaaaactacttttttttagaaccaaaattgaaaaaaaaaaaaagtaattaaaaaattatctttttttaaaactaaaaccaaGATATTATCCATCCCACTGATCTACTTCTATCACAATAGTAAGCTCATGATGATAATATTCCAATCAACCACTCACAGAGAGCAAGAAGAGGTAGCTAATGAGAGAGATAGTAATAAAGATAGATATAGAGAGAGAGGCTTCCATCCCAACTTTTAACTTTtcatggaaaataaaaacttcagCAGTTTTTATTTGAGATATTGAATTCAATCCAACTTGAAATTTGCTAGAATATTAACTCATTAAATATGCATattgtattttccttttcttgtgaATAACAATCCATTTATCCAATTTAGAAATAaagtaaaaagtcaaattcTAAAGCTTGAAAAGCCTGATTATTTGTAGAATGTTAAAGAGCGAATTCTCAAATTAGGACAATCTAATATAAAATATGCACATCCAGATTGTAATAAGGGGAAGGGGAAGGTTCATTCATGAGAGAGATAATATGAGTTACAATTAAGAACCTAGAAAGGAGAATATATATCAATGatatccatttttttcttttctcaaaaaTGAGTTATGGTCTACAAAAATGGAAGACCTAGGAGGTGGTACTGGTCCATCCGACCTAAATATTACAGAGGGTCCTTCCATAGTTGAGCTAGCCATGGTTGAAGGTTCATCACCAACACCACTGAGTTGGACCGGCTGAAGAAGAAATTGGGATTTTGATGATATGATTAGCTGATTTATTCAATTTAcctttaaagttttaaattaaaatgcaacATGTGCATGTCA
Proteins encoded in this window:
- the LOC107415026 gene encoding probable polyamine transporter At3g13620, translating into MQENQKKTATEDSQSSSCSQALLGKQKEHEEAPTPTPTSTTSIGKKLPLIPLIFLIYFEVSGGPYGQEIAVGAAGPFFAILGLIVFPIMWSIPEALVTAELATTFPSNGGFVIWAHEAFGPFWGHLTGSWKFFGGVINLASYPALCIQYLDVAFPVLSSGLPHKFAIFVSTTILSLINYSGITIVGYAAVALGIVSLFPFLALSIVAIPQIDPSKWVIMGQKGRNKKWKLFFHTLFSNLNSLDNVSTLAAEVKKPYKTFPKALIIAIFFTVISCIIPMAASVGSISLDLDDWINGYYADIAEDIAGKWLRSWIEFGAVVSSLGLFQAQLSSSSYQLLGMADLGLLPSVFGVRSTRFNTPWVGISISSALALSISYMNFENVISSVVHLYSMGMLLEFSSFLWLRLKFPAVERPFKIPIGTRGVAAMCSIPSVFLLYVLFVANGTQFLVSGSLTVFGIAVYFVLKLLRKKKLLHFNNVGRKLVDEHHLGYYDEIVK